One Phaseolus vulgaris cultivar G19833 chromosome 4, P. vulgaris v2.0, whole genome shotgun sequence DNA window includes the following coding sequences:
- the LOC137836743 gene encoding protein KINESIN LIGHT CHAIN-RELATED 2: MPGLAMDEFNVNSAAEEPSGSYTPHKDYFAQQASPRSTLSPRSTQSDSIDLAIDGVVDTSIEQLYHNVCEMRSSDHSPSRASFYSYDGESRIDSELGHLVGDIVDLEITKEVVVTENKEDFNANASGTTPEKGVVSRGKEPSNNSQSSPTTRVIEGSSKPTPRKNEKGVRKANGVYHIRKHRRNPGMKEIEERIAAGLDNPDLGPFLLKQTRDMISSGENPRKARDLALRALKSFEICADGKPNLDMVMCLHVLATIYSNLGQYNEAIPILERSIDIPVLEDGQDHALAKFAGCMQLGDTYAMMGQIENSLLFYTAGLEIQGQVLGETDPRFGETCRYVAEAHVQALQFDDAEKLCQVALDIHRGNGEPASIEEAADRRLMGLICDSKGDYEAALEHYVLASMAMAANGHEADVASVDCSIGDAYLALSRYDEAVFSYQKALTVFKSTKGENHPTVASVYVRLADLYNKIGKFKEAKSYCENALRIFGKIKPGISLEEIASGLIDVAAIYQSMNDLQKGLKLLKKALKIYVNAPGQQSTVAGIEAQMGVMYYMLGNFSDSYNIFKSAIAKFRASGEKKNALFGIALNQMGLACVQCYAINEAADLFEEAKTILEKEYGPYHPDTLGVCSNLAGTYDAMGRVDDAIEILEYVVGMREEKLGTANPDVDDEKRRLEELLKEAGRARNRRSRRSLETLLETNSQIIKNSGIKVL; this comes from the exons ATGCCTGGTTTAGCTATGGATGAATTCAATGTAAATAGTGCAGCAGAGGAACCTAGTGGGAGTTATACCCCCCATAAGGATTACTTTGCTCAACAAGCATCACCAAGGAGTACACTGAGTCCAAGAAGCACTCAGAGTGATTCAATTGATTTGGCTATTGATGGGGTGGTGGATACCTCAATTGAGCAATTGTATCACAATGTGTGTGAAATGAGAAGCTCTGATCACTCACCTTCAAGGGCTAGTTTCTACTCCTATGACGGTGAGTCTAGGATTGATTCAGAACTGGGCCATCTAGTTGGAGATATTGTGGATTTGGAGATTACAAAGGAGGTGGTGGTTACAGAGAACAAAGAGGACTTCAATGCCAATGCTAGTGGCACAACACCTGAGAAAGGTGTTGTGTCACGTGGCAAGGAACCTTCAAATAACAGCCAATCTTCTCCAACTACCAGGGTGATTGAAGGATCATCCAAGCCAACTCCAAGGAAGAATGAAAAGGGTGTCAGAAAAGCAAATGGTGTTTACCACATCAGGAAGCATAGGAGGAACCCTGGTATGAAGGAGATTGAGGAGCGTATTGCTGCAGGGTTAGACAATCCTGACTTGGGACCATTTTTGCTCAAGCAAACAAGAGATATGATCTCTTCAGGTGAGAATCCACGAAAAGCTCGCGATTTGGCTCTTAGAGCTTTGAAATCATTCGAGATTTGTGCAGATGGAAAACCAAATTTAGACATGGTCATGTGCCTGCATGTTTTGGCAACAATATACAGTAATTTAGGACAGTACAATGAGGCCATTCCCATTCTTGAGCGTTCCATTGATATTCCTGTGTTGGAGGATGGCCAAGATCATGCACTGGCAAAGTTTGCAGGGTGCATGCAATTGGGTGACACTTATGCAATGATGGGGCAGATTGAGAATTCTCTACTGTTTTACACTGCAGGTCTTGAGATTCAAGGGCAGGTCTTGGGGGAAACAGACCCAAGATTTGGTGAGACGTGTCGGTATGTGGCTGAGGCACATGTTCAGGCACTGCAGTTTGATGATGCTGAAAAGCTGTGTCAAGTGGCTCTTGATATTCACAGGGGAAATGGGGAGCCTGCTTCCATTGAGGAAGCAGCAGATAGGAGACTAATGGGGCTTATCTGTGACTCAAAGGGTGATTATGAAGCTGCTCTAGAGCATTATGTGTTGGCAAGCATGGCTATGGCTGCAAATGGCCATGAAGCAGATGTGGCTTCAGTGGATTGCAGCATTGGTGATGCCTATTTGGCACTGTCTCGCTATGATGAGGCAGTGTTTTCTTATCAGAAAGCACTCACTGTGTTCAAATCAACCAAAGGAGAGAATCATCCAACAGTTGCTTCAGTCTATGTCAGGTTGGCTGATCTGTACAACAAGATAGGGAAGTTCAAGGAGGCTAAGTCTTACTGTGAAAATGCACTCAGAATTTTTGGGAAGATCAAGCCAGGAATCTCCTTAGAAGAGATTGCTAGTGGTCTCATAGATGTTGCTGCCATCTATCAATCCATGAATGATTTGCAAAAGGGGTTGAAGTTGCTCAAAAAGGCCTTGAAGATATATGTGAATGCTCCTGGTCAACAAAGCACTGTTGCAGGAATTGAGGCCCAGATGGGGGTTATGTATTACATGCTGGGGAACTTTTCTGACTCTTACAACATCTTCAAAAGTGCCATTGCCAAATTTCGTGCCAGTGGAGAGAAGAAAAATGCTTTGTTTGGGATTGCTTTGAACCAAATGGGCCTAGCCTGTGTGCAGTGTTATGCTATAAATGAGGCAGCAGATCTGTTTGAAGAGGCCAAGACTATATTGGAAAAAGAGTATGGTCCATATCATCCAGACACCTTAGGAGTCTGTAGCAATCTAGCAGGAACCTATGATGCAATGGGAAG AGTGGATGATGCCATTGAAATTTTGGAGTATGTGGTTGGCATGAGAGAAGAGAAGCTTGGAACAGCAAACCCTGATGTGGATGATGAGAAACGAAGGTTGGAAGAGTTGTTGAAAGAAGCAGGCAGGGCCAGAAACAGAAGATCAAGAAGATCATTGGAAACCCTTCTTGAGACCAACTCTCAGATCATAAAAAACAGTGGCATCAAGGTCCTATAA
- the LOC137836748 gene encoding 2-methylene-furan-3-one reductase-like, translated as MAEAASSTDSTIPTHTKAWYYSEHGSPADVLKFDLNWPLPQLKDDQVLIKVIAVSLNPVDYKRIHGVFKDTDPYLPIVPGFDVAGIVVRVGGEVRKFNVGDEVYGDINEQGLSNLKILGTLSEYTVAEERLLAHKPSNLSFIEAASIPLALETAFEGFEHAQFSAAKSILVLGGAGGVGSYAIQLAKHVYKASVIAATASTGKLELLRELGVDLAIDYTKHNFEELPEKYDLVYDTVGQADRAFKAIKEDGKVVTIVPPGYPPAITFVLTSKGSILDKLRPYFESGQVKPILDAKTPLPFSQLVEAISYLETSRATGKVVVYPIP; from the exons ATGGCAGAAGCTGCATCAAGCACTGATTCTACTATTCCAACCCACACAAAAGCTTGGTACTACTCTGAACATGGTAGTCCAGCTGATGTTCTAAAGTTTGATCTCAATTGGCCCTTACCACAGCTCAAAGATGATCAAGTGCTCATCAAGGTCATAGCAGTATCCCTTAATCCAGTTGATTACAAGAGGATACATGGGGTGTTCAAGGACACAGACCCTTATCTACCT ATAGTGCCTGGTTTTGATGTTGCTGGCATAGTGGTGAGAGTGGGAGGAGAAGTAAGGAAATTTAATGTTGGAGATGAAGTGTATGGTGATATCAACGAGCAAGGGTTGTCGAATCTTAAGATTCTTGGGACTTTGTCAGAGTATACTGTTGCAGAAGAGAGACTATTGGCTCATAAACCATCCAATTTAAGTTTCATTGAAGCAGCTAGCATTCCTTTGGCACTTGAGACTGCCTTTGAAGGTTTTGAGCATGCTCAGTTTTCTGCTGCCAAATCTATCCTTGTTTTGGGAGGAGCTGGTGGAGTTGGAAGCTATGCCATTCAG CTAGCCAAACATGTTTATAAGGCATCTGTGATAGCAGCAACTGCAAGCACTGGAAAACTTGAACTTTTAAGGGAGTTAGGAGTTGACTTGGCCATTGATTATACAAAGCACAACTTTGAAGAACTTCCAGAAAAATATGATCTTGTGTATGATACAGTAG GGCAAGCTGATAGAGCCTTCAAGGCCATTAAAGAAGATGGAAAAGTTGTGACAATAGTACCACCTGGATATCCACCAGCAATCACTTTTGTGCTAACTTCCAAAGGATCAATCCTAGACAAATTAAGACCTTACTTTGAGAGTGGTCAAGTGAAGCCAATACTTGATGCCAAGACTCCATTGCCATTTTCTCAGCTTGTTGAAGCCATTTCCTACTTAGAAACTTCAAGAGCCACAGGGAAAGTGGTTGTTTATCCCATACCCTGA